Below is a genomic region from Catenuloplanes atrovinosus.
ATAGGTCGCCGCGGTGACGCAGGCCGTCCCGCGCCTGGAGCGGCTGCCGTTCCCGCCCCGGCTTCACCGCAGTGGCTGGCAAGATAGGGATCGTGACTGACCGGAGCTTCTACAGTGACCGCGCACACGGACCTCAGGAACGAACTTCTGACAGCCTGCCGAGCCACACCCGCCGCGGCCTGCTGGGTCTACTGAACAGCAGGATCAGTGCGAATTGGTTCGCCGGCGAGTTTCCCGAACAATGCGCCGACGGCAGAGGCGTCGTCGGCACAGACACACTCGCATTAGCCGACAATATTCAGGCTCTCGTACCGGATGCGGACTGGCCACTGCCGAGCAACGGAGACACTGCGACTGACGAGACGATCTTCGACCTCATCGAATGGGGCGCACAACGCATCGCGGAACCCGAGGAGATCGATTGGCACCGGTTCTTCAATCATTCAGAGCTCGGTTTCAACCGAGCTAAAGGACTTAAAGCTTTCAGGCAAGATGTTAATCAAATGCTTGAGCGCGGTCGGGTAATGTACGAACTGACGGGCTCAGGCCAAATCGAGCGTCTCGGCACAACCGAAGTGCAGCTAGTAAGGCAGACACTTCGGCCAAACACTGGCGACGCCATGCTCGATCGACTACTCGATGAGGCGCGCACAGACTATGCCGCGCATCAACAGGCCACACGACGGCATGCACTAGATGTGCTGTCCCGACAGGTTGGTGACGCGGTGGGCGGGTGGGTGGCCGCCGAGGGCGGTGTGGGGTCGGTGGTAGTTGTACCAGTCGAGCCAGCCGGGGTAGGCGTCGCAGCGGGCGGTGTCGGTGGTGTAGGGCTGGTGGTAGGCCCATTCTTCGGTGAGGGTGCGGTGGAAGCGTTCGACTTTGCCGTTGGTCTGGGGTCGCCAGGGCCGGGTGTGGCGGGGTTGGATGCCGAGGTCTGCGCAGGTGGTGTGCCAGGTGTTTTTGGTGTAGGCCCAGGCGTTGTCGGTCAGGACGCGGTGGACGCGCACGCCGTGTGCGGTGAACCATGCGGTGGCGCGGCGTAGGAATCCGGCGCAGGTGGCGGCGGTTTCGTCGGGAAGGATTTCGGAGTAGGCCAGGCGGCTGTGGTCGTCGAGGGCGGTGTGGATGTAGGCGTAGCCTGCGCCGTTGCGGTTGGTGCGGCCGGCGGGTCGGCCGAGGGTTTTGTGTCCGCCGCCGTCGGGGATACGGGCGAGTTTCTTGACGTCGATGTGGACGAGTTCGCCGGGCTGGTCGCGTTCGTAGCGGCGTACGGGTTCGCCGGTGGCCCGGTCCAGGCAGGCCAGGACTGGTTCGCCGTGCCGGACGAGGATGCGGTGCGCGGTCGACGGTGCGATACCGGCGCGGGTGGCCAGCCGGGCAGGGCCGATGCGGTGCGCACGGCGCATCGCGAGGACGTGTGCCTCGACTGGGGCGGGGGTGCGTGCGGGGCTGTGGTGCGGCCGGCTGGAACGGTCGGTCATCCCGGCTGGTCCGTGTTCGCGGTAGCGGCGGGCCCACCGCTGTGCGGTGGTCGGCGAGACCTGGAACCGCGCCGCAGCGGCCCGTAACGGCCATCCGTCATCGACCACGCAACGCGCCAGGCGCAGCCGCCCGGTCGGTGTCAGGGATGCATTAGCGTGAGTCACGAGGACCTTCCTGAGATCGGTGCGGCTGTTGTGGTAGCTCCACACCTATCCGGAAGGTCCTCACCTCATCAAGATCCCGTACCCGTCACCAACGTCCCGAGACAGCACAACTAGAACGCCTCTGGGACGCCTTTGAGCGGCTGAAGACCATCGAAGGCCCAGCAGCCGACAAGAAAGCAAGCATCGAGGCGCTACTCCGACACATCACCGATGCCGAGTGGCGCGAGGTCATCAACCAGGAAATGAATTCCCTTACCACACTTGGAAATAAATTTGACATCCGACACTACGAAACTCGTGTCAACACCGTGCCACCAAACGCCGAGGACTATCTGTTTTCCCGAATGGGCGGCCTCATTGTATACTTACTTGGCGAGAGCAACAGATTGCACGGGAGTCATTAAGCACCAACTTTTGCGCAATGGCTAGCCAGAGGCCGATCATCGATCGGTACGCGCAATCACACCAAAAGAACCTCGATCTAAATCAAATCCAAGATCGAAACCCGAATTTCAAAATTATGCTTGCTCGGTGTCGCCGTGGCCCGGTCCGTCGCTCCCGCCAGAGAACGGCAGGGCCGGCACAGAACGCCGACCCTGCCTGCCAGTTGGGTGGGTGGCCGGGTTTCGGCCTCAAGGCCGGCCGAGGGCCAAGAGGCTTCGCCGGAGCCGCTTCGCGGCACTGCCTTCTGGGGCCGCACCCGGCTTCGCATCCCGGTCACCTCGCCGTCAAGGGCACGCAAAACATCTCGGCACAAACCGCCGAGATCTTTTGCTCTTCGGCCCTTGACCGCGAGCCTCCGCCGGGATGCACAGGCGCCGATTCCGGCGGCGGGTGGCACCCGCCGCCCCGCCCATCCGGGCGCGGCAAAACCCCACGCGGCC
It encodes:
- a CDS encoding IS481 family transposase, with translation MTHANASLTPTGRLRLARCVVDDGWPLRAAAARFQVSPTTAQRWARRYREHGPAGMTDRSSRPHHSPARTPAPVEAHVLAMRRAHRIGPARLATRAGIAPSTAHRILVRHGEPVLACLDRATGEPVRRYERDQPGELVHIDVKKLARIPDGGGHKTLGRPAGRTNRNGAGYAYIHTALDDHSRLAYSEILPDETAATCAGFLRRATAWFTAHGVRVHRVLTDNAWAYTKNTWHTTCADLGIQPRHTRPWRPQTNGKVERFHRTLTEEWAYHQPYTTDTARCDAYPGWLDWYNYHRPHTALGGHPPAHRVTNLSGQHI